The Silene latifolia isolate original U9 population chromosome X, ASM4854445v1, whole genome shotgun sequence genome contains the following window.
aatgtatgtgaaagagtaaagtccgtatgtgaaaaagtaattccgtaAAAAGTAAATAAGACGATTTATAAAGAGCTCTAGTTTATGACAAGTTAAATATAAATCATGCCTAGTCTTAATATGGTTAAATTAGTTTAATGTGGGCCACCAATTCAGATACATGGATGAGTAGAAGTGTATAATTATCAACTTATTTGGCATCGTGTTTGGATCCCCGAATACCTTATCAGGAGCCTTCTTCTTTGGGATCAGAACAATAAGGGTTTTACTAAGACCCTCCGGAACTGGATTACCCCGCAAAATACCCAAAACAGTTTTAATCACCATAGGGTCAACAAGATGCCAATAAGTTTGATAAAAGAGTCCATTCATACCATCAACAACCGTAGATCTTATTCATAGTGTCATGATGTAAGTCCTTGCATTCAAATTTCCGAGTTctgttttttgttttctttttcgcTAAAACTTGGCCCaatatttaaaaaatgaaatttcATAAAAGAAAACTTGTACAAAATGgtttatataaaatatataaaatttGTTTTAGATCCGACTCATTCGATAATTTATGTTCTGGGCGGATATGTATATCGTAATTGTTTTACAATAATTTATAAAACCGTGTTATGGATGAGCCTTTCCGATTGATAAGTACGTATGTGACTTCTACCTACTTATGTGACTCGGGACAATCATTAAATAACCGTTGCATCATGCAACTAAATCGATTTGTCCTATAAAAATCTCATATAATTCGTAATTATTGTTTGTAGGGATCTTAGATATCACCCTCGATAACGAATATTATCAACTTATTTTTCGCAATTAATGAGACATCAGGGTAATGTTGTAGTCCAGTGTATGGGCTTGATCAATAACCCTAATATGTTAATGATCTCGTAAATACGGAgtaataaaataatatttatattcaTAAAATTAGAAATCTCTAGCCCTAATTAAAAAAGATAATACAAATCTAACATAAAAACTAATGAGCAACCTCAGCCTTGGAAGTGCAAGCAAGCATCTTACGAAACATCGACGCAAACGACATACCGGACCGGCCTTTCTTCGTCTTCTCGACAACTACCTCATTATCCTTCTTCTTCGCATCTACCATAGTAAGCGGATACGCGGTCCTTAAATATTGTTGCCTCAACGACGTGCTATCCTGTACTATAACCTCATCTTCACCATTTACACACATACTTGGTTTCGCGAATCGAGAATTGAACACCAATCTAGTTCCTCCATATGGAGGGAAACTCCTCCATGATCTTATGTTGGTCGTCGACATTGTTTTATTAATGACTTTATCGCGAAATCACAAAGGGACTTGATTTATTTTAATTAACAACAATGATCATTTATATATAgcttttttttggtaattttttttataatcctTATCCGACTTTGAATTACTTATTTACGATTTCCTAATTTGGATAGATATAAGGTCTTACTACTATCAGTAGTTTAATATCGCGGCTTTACCCCTCTCgcaccaaaaaaaagaaaaaactatcggtaaatatatgtaaagatattgACTCATTTTAGGGGATTACACAATGGTGTCGATTGTCGATTGTCTGAGTGTCGTCATCGTGTATTCATCTCCCAAAGCTCTTCAACAACACTTATCATACTCGGACATTCCTCACCTTTGTTTGCCACACATTTCAAAGCAAGTCGAGAAAACCTCTGTAACTCGATCATATCTCCTCCTTCCAACACGTCGTTGTCAACCATCTCCTTAAAACCCTCACTTGTTTCGGCCTTTGAAACAAACTCAACTACTAAGTCTCTTCCACATCGCGCCATTTCGGTAGGATTCATCCCCGTTAATACTTCCAACATCAAGACTCCAAAGCTGTAGACGTCACACTTCTCTGTCACCTCTCGAGTTATTATATACTCGGGATCAATGTACCCTGGAGTCCCATGAACTGGGAACCTTTGTTCATTCTTTCCGGGAGTAATGGACACTGAGTAAGCGACATTCGCTAATGTAACATTGAATAAAGAATCAATTAGTATACCATACGACTTGACATCTCTATGAACCACGGGTTTTGACAACGCGTTATGCATATAAGAAAGTGCATACGCAACCTGAGTTACTACTATGAGACGATTCTtccatttcaaaaccaaatcgCCATGTAGATATTGATGCAATACCGTACAGTCTTTACTCTTTAACTTGTACGGATAAACTATCATCGGTATATAGGTCTCAAGGCAACAACCGTAGGCCTCGTTCAGATTTTCATGATGTAACGCCATCAAAATCGACAACTCAGTCAAGAA
Protein-coding sequences here:
- the LOC141620988 gene encoding putative wall-associated receptor kinase-like 16; this encodes MALGKGQEVGGHLKIISQEEIRKATNNYDPDLIGARPPDANVYTAVLDDRLVFIKTPAKLDPNPELADLFLTELSILMALHHENLNEAYGCCLETYIPMIVYPYKLKSKDCTVLHQYLHGDLVLKWKNRLIVVTQVAYALSYMHNALSKPVVHRDVKSYGILIDSLFNVTLANVAYSVSITPGKNEQRFPVHGTPGYIDPEYIITREVTEKCDVYSFGVLMLEVLTGMNPTEMARCGRDLVVEFVSKAETSEGFKEMVDNDVLEGGDMIELQRFSRLALKCVANKGEECPSMISVVEELWEMNTR